In one bacterium genomic region, the following are encoded:
- the rpmG gene encoding 50S ribosomal protein L33 gives MAKTEIVTISLACSKCKRRNYTYRRNKKRKKQNPKKLELKKYCRFCRQHTIHKEVK, from the coding sequence ATGGCTAAAACTGAGATAGTGACTATTAGTCTTGCCTGTAGCAAATGTAAAAGACGAAATTATACATATAGAAGGAATAAAAAGAGAAAGAAGCAGAATCCCAAGAAGCTGGAACTGAAGAAGTACTGTAGGTTCTGTCGCCAACACACTATTCATAAGGAAGTAAAATAG
- a CDS encoding CocE/NonD family hydrolase produces the protein MKFVVNYSILIFSVLVLTTSCAHIPYKGIRGELKMVEEIRDVSPFNYAKEDFPVEVKLVRRKKGYVIKKVTFPSALPAPGENNTVRCYYYQMEKEEKSPAIVILPIAGGNYFFSKKMAKFLVRRGMNCLRLERVVRLLDSEGDLEIVRRRFIKTIIDAKRSIDWLVSQKEIDPQRIGVTGASLGAFLSSLVAETDPRIKSSVFILGGGDLTRLFSQSREKTIRSFRKKVMKKEGLTEEEFSQLVSQKLEDIDPLTYVGRLSPETVLMINTVNDVVVPRDCTLEFWSSVGEPELIWLPFTHTGSFFAFRYARGKTLQHFQRTLVVKE, from the coding sequence TTGAAATTTGTTGTTAATTATAGCATTTTAATATTTTCTGTTCTTGTTTTGACTACTTCTTGCGCCCATATCCCCTATAAAGGGATAAGAGGAGAATTGAAAATGGTGGAAGAGATTAGAGATGTCTCTCCTTTCAATTATGCGAAGGAGGACTTTCCTGTAGAAGTTAAGCTGGTTAGAAGAAAGAAAGGCTATGTGATTAAGAAAGTCACTTTTCCTTCAGCGCTACCCGCTCCCGGAGAGAATAACACGGTAAGATGTTATTATTATCAAATGGAAAAGGAAGAGAAGTCGCCGGCAATTGTTATCTTGCCTATAGCTGGAGGCAACTATTTCTTTTCCAAGAAAATGGCAAAATTTCTCGTCCGTCGGGGAATGAACTGTTTGAGACTGGAAAGGGTAGTGAGACTTTTGGATAGTGAGGGAGACCTGGAGATTGTCAGAAGAAGATTCATAAAAACTATTATCGATGCTAAAAGGAGTATTGATTGGCTGGTCAGCCAGAAAGAGATAGACCCACAAAGGATTGGGGTGACCGGAGCGAGCCTGGGCGCCTTCTTAAGCTCTCTTGTGGCTGAGACTGACCCGAGGATAAAGAGCTCTGTGTTTATCTTGGGCGGAGGTGATTTGACTAGACTTTTTTCCCAATCGAGAGAAAAGACAATTCGCTCTTTTAGAAAAAAAGTTATGAAAAAAGAAGGACTCACAGAAGAAGAGTTTTCTCAATTGGTTTCTCAGAAGTTAGAAGATATCGATCCACTTACCTATGTGGGAAGGCTTTCTCCAGAAACTGTTTTGATGATTAATACAGTTAATGATGTTGTTGTTCCTCGGGACTGTACCTTAGAATTCTGGTCTAGTGTGGGCGAGCCTGAGTTAATCTGGCTACCCTTTACACATACTGGTTCATTTTTTGCCTTCAGATATGCCCGGGGGAAGACTCTGCAACATTTCCAAAGGACCCTTGTTGTCAAAGAATAG
- a CDS encoding phosphoglucomutase/phosphomannomutase family protein has product MVQIKFGTAGWRAVISDEFTIGNVRLVTQAIANYIKEQVTSDKREVVVGYDTRFMSENFAKVASTVLAANGIRALITTRDVPTPAFAYEILKRGTLGGINFTASHNPPEYNGIKFSPSWGGPALPETTNAIEKNCALLMGGESSVRDISWEKGKEKGLIEYVNPRLEYINRINELVNLEAIKKAKLKIAVDLLYGTGRDYLDAILKQAGCEVKVLHNWRDVLFGGSPPEPSFLYLGELVKTVKEEKYDLGLATDGDSDRFGIIDRDGTFISPNQVLALLLNHLVKTRNWKGVVARSVMTTSFVDAIARIHDIRVKETPVGFKYIAQVMRENGMVIGGEESGGLTIQGHVPEKDGILACLLIAEMVAFEGKSIGEILDDLYKKVGLFLSDRINFHLKEDEMEDLKVKLKKDLPQEIAGLKVEKTVNLDGWKFILADGSWLGIRLSGTEPVVRLYVEAHEDSELKELKEAGKRLIKEK; this is encoded by the coding sequence ATGGTACAGATAAAATTTGGCACAGCTGGCTGGAGAGCAGTTATTTCCGACGAGTTCACCATTGGCAATGTCAGGTTAGTAACTCAGGCTATAGCCAACTATATCAAGGAACAAGTAACAAGCGATAAGCGAGAGGTTGTTGTCGGTTACGACACAAGGTTTATGTCGGAAAATTTTGCAAAAGTAGCTTCAACGGTTCTGGCAGCTAATGGCATAAGGGCACTTATTACAACAAGGGATGTTCCCACTCCAGCTTTTGCCTATGAGATTTTAAAAAGGGGAACGCTGGGAGGAATTAATTTTACAGCTTCTCATAACCCTCCGGAGTACAATGGGATAAAGTTCTCTCCTTCATGGGGTGGCCCAGCGCTCCCGGAGACAACCAATGCTATTGAGAAGAATTGTGCTTTGCTTATGGGAGGGGAATCTTCTGTAAGAGATATCTCCTGGGAAAAGGGAAAAGAAAAGGGACTGATTGAATATGTAAACCCGCGATTAGAATATATAAACAGAATTAATGAACTTGTGAATTTGGAAGCAATAAAGAAAGCGAAGCTAAAAATTGCCGTTGACCTCCTTTATGGGACGGGGCGAGACTATCTGGACGCTATCCTTAAACAAGCAGGCTGTGAAGTCAAGGTTCTCCATAACTGGAGGGATGTCCTCTTTGGTGGTTCTCCGCCGGAACCTTCTTTTCTCTATCTGGGAGAGTTGGTCAAAACGGTCAAGGAAGAAAAGTACGATTTAGGGTTGGCTACGGATGGTGACTCTGACAGGTTTGGCATTATAGATAGGGATGGTACGTTCATTTCGCCAAATCAGGTTTTAGCCCTTCTTTTGAATCACCTGGTGAAGACGAGAAACTGGAAAGGTGTAGTTGCCCGTTCAGTTATGACTACCTCGTTTGTTGATGCTATTGCCAGGATTCACGATATCCGGGTGAAAGAAACCCCGGTCGGTTTTAAATATATTGCCCAGGTGATGCGTGAGAATGGTATGGTTATCGGAGGAGAGGAGAGCGGAGGCTTGACAATTCAAGGACACGTGCCGGAGAAGGACGGCATCCTCGCCTGCCTGTTAATTGCCGAGATGGTAGCTTTTGAGGGGAAGTCTATTGGAGAAATTCTCGATGATTTATACAAAAAAGTGGGACTTTTTTTAAGCGATAGAATAAATTTCCATCTGAAGGAAGATGAGATGGAAGATTTGAAAGTGAAACTTAAGAAAGATTTACCTCAGGAGATTGCCGGTTTGAAAGTGGAGAAGACAGTTAACCTCGATGGGTGGAAGTTCATACTGGCTGATGGGAGCTGGCTGGGAATCAGATTATCCGGCACGGAACCTGTGGTGAGGCTGTACGTTGAAGCTCATGAAGATAGCGAACTTAAGGAGCTGAAGGAAGCAGGAAAGAGACTGATTAAGGAAAAATGA
- a CDS encoding glycerate kinase gives MKIVICPDSFKESLSAIEVCDCIERGLKKANSKFKIEKIPLADGGEGTVKALVLATGGRSLKCRVKGPLGRKIWAGYGILGDRKTAIIEMAAASGLALVPLKKRNPLLTTTYGTGELIANALNRGCRRIIIGIGGSATVDGGCGMAQALGAKLLDGKGRDIGFGGREIEKVKKINLKFMDKRIPRTKFIIASDVINPLLGPRGAARVYGPQKGATPKMVERLERGLSHLAKVIRKELSISVENLPGSGAAGGLGAGLYAFLGAKMGNGVELVMKIAGLDEQIKKADMVITGEGQLDRQTLYGKTVMGVIKMARKYRVPVVCIAGSIMPEAKDLYRLGVKGLFSTTTMPMSLQQAMGKSRSLLINASENLGHLLDLMMVKKKE, from the coding sequence ATGAAAATTGTTATCTGTCCCGATTCTTTTAAAGAGAGCCTTTCAGCGATAGAAGTATGTGATTGCATTGAGCGGGGTCTAAAAAAAGCTAATTCTAAATTCAAAATAGAAAAGATTCCCCTGGCTGACGGTGGGGAAGGGACTGTTAAAGCACTGGTTCTGGCAACAGGTGGTCGTTCTTTGAAGTGTAGAGTAAAGGGTCCCCTGGGCAGGAAAATTTGGGCGGGATATGGAATCCTCGGAGATAGGAAGACAGCAATAATTGAGATGGCGGCTGCTTCGGGATTGGCTTTAGTTCCACTGAAGAAAAGGAATCCTCTCTTGACTACCACCTATGGGACGGGTGAGTTAATTGCAAATGCTTTAAATCGTGGCTGCCGGAGAATTATTATTGGAATTGGTGGTTCAGCAACGGTGGACGGTGGATGTGGAATGGCCCAGGCATTGGGAGCGAAATTATTGGATGGTAAGGGGAGAGATATCGGTTTTGGCGGAAGAGAAATAGAGAAAGTGAAGAAGATCAATCTCAAATTTATGGATAAGAGGATTCCCAGAACAAAGTTCATTATTGCCTCTGATGTGATAAATCCTCTCTTAGGACCCAGAGGAGCTGCCCGCGTTTATGGACCACAAAAGGGAGCAACGCCAAAGATGGTGGAAAGGCTGGAGAGGGGACTTTCCCATCTTGCTAAGGTGATAAGAAAGGAATTGTCTATTTCGGTGGAGAATCTTCCCGGCTCTGGTGCGGCTGGGGGGTTGGGAGCAGGACTCTATGCCTTCCTGGGTGCAAAGATGGGAAATGGGGTAGAACTAGTAATGAAAATAGCAGGGTTGGATGAACAAATCAAGAAGGCTGATATGGTTATTACTGGCGAAGGTCAACTCGACCGTCAGACGCTCTACGGCAAAACGGTAATGGGAGTTATAAAAATGGCGAGAAAGTATAGAGTTCCTGTTGTCTGCATTGCCGGGTCGATTATGCCTGAAGCTAAAGATTTATATAGACTTGGAGTTAAAGGACTGTTTAGCACTACTACAATGCCGATGAGCCTTCAACAAGCTATGGGAAAAAGTAGGAGCCTGCTAATTAATGCTTCGGAGAACCTGGGACACCTGTTAGATCTAATGATGGTTAAGAAGAAAGAATGA
- a CDS encoding glycosyltransferase family 39 protein, which translates to MKRRFWIILGAVTVIHGLMNLYMGVGDDEAYYWVWSNHLALSYYDHPPMVAYIIWFFTRILGTSFFTVHLGALVSVTLFIIIIYQWVKEMFSSREALWAATIVLFIPIFFVGGTVTVPDGPLGLFWVLTLWLVYRALKERKSHYWYLAGLAVGLSGLSKYNGLLLPGLIFLYLIFSNKHRFWLLRKEPYIALLIGLIVFSPVIIWNYQHDWVSFQFQFLSRHRGGFSFVRFLQFIGAQFTYLAPLAFIYACLGFYRLVKIGFGKKIWEYQYLFLTSFPLVALFALNSFVSRSFKPHWPALGYIGGILGGVVAGGLARKERNFLKINFLICILLLGITIGQTFYPFLPIPPKQDITNDLYGWDKVSQAIDEMDKELPKPDFLLTDRYQNGAHLSFATRKEAYTFSPHRRSQFDFWQDVEELKGKDAIYVTHSRYFKDPNDIYRFQKIELVKEVTLVRGGKEMRTFYLYYCENFQGLK; encoded by the coding sequence ATGAAAAGAAGATTCTGGATTATCCTGGGTGCTGTAACAGTTATTCATGGTTTGATGAATTTATATATGGGCGTGGGTGACGATGAGGCTTACTACTGGGTGTGGAGTAATCATTTAGCACTCAGTTATTATGACCATCCTCCGATGGTAGCTTACATCATCTGGTTTTTTACACGGATTTTAGGCACAAGCTTCTTTACGGTACACCTGGGAGCTTTGGTTTCTGTCACACTGTTCATTATAATTATCTATCAGTGGGTAAAGGAGATGTTTTCCTCGAGAGAGGCGCTCTGGGCGGCGACTATTGTTCTGTTTATCCCCATCTTTTTTGTAGGTGGAACGGTAACTGTCCCTGATGGACCTTTGGGACTTTTCTGGGTGCTAACGCTATGGTTGGTATACAGGGCTTTAAAGGAGAGGAAGTCTCACTACTGGTATCTGGCAGGATTGGCAGTGGGCTTGAGTGGCCTGAGTAAATATAATGGACTCCTTCTGCCAGGACTCATATTTCTCTACTTGATATTTTCCAATAAGCACAGATTCTGGCTACTAAGAAAGGAACCCTACATTGCGCTGTTAATCGGGTTAATTGTTTTCTCTCCGGTAATCATCTGGAATTATCAACACGACTGGGTATCTTTTCAATTCCAGTTTCTTTCTCGCCATCGAGGAGGATTCTCTTTTGTTCGCTTTCTCCAGTTCATAGGGGCCCAGTTTACTTACCTCGCTCCTTTAGCCTTTATCTATGCCTGCTTAGGTTTCTATCGTTTAGTGAAAATAGGTTTTGGAAAGAAAATATGGGAATACCAGTATCTCTTTTTGACCTCTTTTCCCTTAGTTGCTTTATTTGCTTTGAACAGTTTCGTTTCACGTTCATTTAAACCCCACTGGCCTGCACTTGGTTATATCGGGGGAATATTAGGAGGGGTTGTAGCAGGAGGGCTTGCCAGGAAAGAGAGGAATTTTTTAAAGATAAACTTCTTAATTTGTATCCTTCTCTTGGGTATAACAATAGGACAAACATTCTATCCTTTTCTTCCCATTCCTCCCAAACAGGATATCACTAACGACCTTTATGGATGGGACAAAGTTAGTCAGGCAATAGATGAGATGGATAAGGAATTACCGAAACCTGATTTTCTTCTAACCGACAGGTATCAGAATGGAGCCCACTTGAGCTTTGCCACCCGGAAAGAGGCATACACTTTTAGTCCTCATCGCCGGAGCCAGTTCGATTTCTGGCAGGATGTAGAGGAACTTAAAGGGAAAGATGCAATCTATGTAACACACAGTCGATATTTTAAGGATCCAAACGATATATACAGATTTCAAAAGATTGAGCTTGTGAAAGAAGTGACGTTGGTTCGTGGGGGGAAGGAAATGCGTACCTTCTACCTCTACTATTGTGAGAATTTCCAGGGGCTGAAGTGA
- a CDS encoding phosphatase PAP2 family protein, giving the protein MKREKILLGIVLVVLGVIIHLLPEINNFLFYQINNFHFHWLDTIMLPITYCGDGTVLAIVALGLWRLRGWRKFLWLVLILISAGILVQMIKYFFPSPRPSAVFPDIHILGPVLRAHSFPSGHTASTFALISFLSGEFPQLGTFLWVMAILIGFSRVYVGAHFPADVLFGAGLGYLVAKIYMMIWESRIKR; this is encoded by the coding sequence GTGAAAAGAGAAAAAATTCTTCTCGGTATTGTACTGGTGGTTCTGGGAGTCATCATCCATCTTTTGCCGGAAATAAATAATTTTCTTTTTTACCAGATAAACAATTTCCATTTCCATTGGCTGGATACTATAATGCTTCCCATCACCTATTGTGGAGACGGAACAGTGTTAGCTATTGTGGCGCTGGGGTTGTGGAGGTTGCGGGGTTGGAGAAAGTTCCTCTGGTTGGTTTTAATCCTGATAAGCGCAGGAATTCTGGTTCAGATGATTAAGTACTTTTTTCCTTCACCTCGCCCAAGTGCAGTCTTTCCTGATATTCATATTTTAGGTCCTGTTCTCAGGGCACATTCCTTTCCCTCAGGACACACTGCTTCAACTTTTGCTCTAATCAGTTTTCTCTCGGGAGAGTTTCCCCAGCTGGGAACCTTCCTTTGGGTAATGGCTATATTGATTGGTTTTTCCAGAGTCTATGTGGGAGCACATTTTCCCGCCGATGTTCTATTCGGGGCAGGATTGGGATACCTGGTGGCAAAGATTTACATGATGATATGGGAAAGTAGAATTAAAAGATAG
- the eno gene encoding phosphopyruvate hydratase, which translates to MTTITDVWAREILDSRGNPTIEVDVILEGGAMGRAAVPSGASTGEHEAVELRDGDMKRYLGKGVQKAIANVNDVIGPALYGLDASEQVSIDKRMIELDGTENKSKLGANAILGVSLACAKAASETAELPLYQYIGGPNAKILPVPCLNILNGGKHADNNVDLQEFMIIPSGAPSFREAMRYAVETYHHLKVILKSKNLSTALGDEGGFAPDLKSNEEALKLIVQGIEKAGYKPGEDIYIGIDAAASSFYNGSKYILKAEGKENDASGMVDFYESLIKRYPVIFIEDGLAEDDWDGWKLLTKRLGEKIQLTGDDLFVTNRKRLKKGIELKVANSILIKPNQIGTLTETLDTVEMAKRAKYTCLFSHRSGETEDDILADIVVATNAGQIKSGAPARSERLCKYNRLMRIEEELGEKAEFYEWQIRTP; encoded by the coding sequence ATGACCACAATTACTGATGTCTGGGCACGAGAAATTTTGGACTCCCGGGGAAACCCCACCATTGAAGTGGATGTAATTTTAGAAGGGGGCGCAATGGGTCGGGCAGCTGTTCCTTCGGGAGCATCAACAGGAGAACATGAAGCAGTAGAACTCAGGGATGGCGATATGAAAAGATATCTGGGCAAAGGTGTCCAGAAAGCAATAGCAAATGTAAATGATGTAATCGGTCCAGCCCTGTATGGTTTAGATGCCAGTGAACAGGTTTCCATCGATAAGAGAATGATTGAGCTGGATGGAACTGAAAATAAGTCAAAATTGGGAGCAAATGCGATTCTGGGAGTCTCTCTTGCCTGCGCCAAAGCCGCCAGCGAGACAGCGGAATTGCCTTTGTATCAGTACATAGGAGGTCCCAATGCTAAAATTCTCCCGGTTCCCTGTTTAAATATTCTCAATGGTGGCAAACACGCTGATAATAATGTTGACCTCCAGGAATTTATGATTATACCTAGTGGTGCACCCTCTTTTCGTGAAGCGATGAGGTATGCTGTGGAAACTTACCATCATTTAAAAGTGATATTAAAGTCAAAAAATCTATCCACAGCTCTGGGTGATGAAGGCGGATTTGCTCCTGATTTGAAATCTAACGAGGAGGCTCTAAAGTTAATTGTTCAGGGAATTGAGAAGGCGGGATATAAACCCGGGGAAGACATCTACATAGGCATTGATGCTGCAGCATCCTCTTTTTATAATGGTAGTAAATATATTTTAAAAGCAGAAGGAAAAGAAAATGATGCTTCAGGGATGGTCGATTTCTATGAATCCCTGATTAAAAGATATCCTGTAATTTTCATTGAGGATGGTTTGGCTGAAGACGATTGGGACGGCTGGAAACTGTTGACCAAGAGGTTGGGTGAGAAGATACAATTGACCGGAGATGACCTGTTTGTCACCAACAGGAAGAGGCTCAAGAAAGGAATTGAGCTAAAAGTAGCAAATTCTATTCTGATTAAACCCAACCAGATTGGAACTCTGACCGAGACGCTGGATACTGTAGAGATGGCTAAGAGAGCGAAATATACCTGTCTATTCTCCCACCGTTCTGGCGAGACAGAAGACGACATATTGGCCGATATAGTAGTGGCAACTAACGCTGGACAGATTAAAAGCGGTGCCCCTGCCAGGTCGGAACGGTTATGCAAGTATAACCGACTGATGAGAATAGAAGAGGAATTGGGAGAAAAAGCAGAATTTTATGAGTGGCAAATAAGAACCCCGTGA
- a CDS encoding septum formation initiator family protein, which produces MRISIHKKRVHRKILILIVIIGILIFLFANKNFQTLLILNKEITQLKQRITGLEEENIGLKEELEAMKNDPEYIESLARRELGLIKPGETKYKFIESQEEK; this is translated from the coding sequence ATGCGGATAAGTATCCATAAAAAGAGAGTTCATAGGAAGATACTAATCCTAATTGTTATAATTGGTATACTTATATTTCTTTTTGCCAATAAGAATTTTCAAACCTTGTTAATTTTAAATAAGGAAATTACTCAATTAAAGCAAAGAATAACAGGCTTGGAGGAAGAGAATATAGGGCTAAAGGAAGAACTGGAAGCAATGAAAAACGACCCCGAATATATTGAGAGCCTGGCACGTAGAGAACTGGGATTGATTAAACCTGGAGAAACCAAGTATAAATTTATCGAATCTCAAGAAGAAAAATGA
- a CDS encoding trehalose-6-phosphate synthase yields the protein MWKKKDLEETIKNKFGGYDFIVVSNREPYVHEYSGKKVRCVKSIGGLTAAMDPIMQASKGIWVAHGSGDADKDVVDKDNKIKVPPEDPKYSLKRIWMTKEEENGFYYGYANQVLWPLSHIAYRQPVFNASHWEYYQEVNQKFAEAVLEEKRDNKLFVWLQDYHLSLCAKIIKEKSPDAIVSLFWHIPWPNPEVFRICPQNKKLLEGLLANDLLGFHLRYHCLNFLDTVRQELEAKVNREESSVTYKNHKTLVRPFPISIDAEGISRMANAKEVKEKMKSLPEEIDPPYEILCLSIDRVDYTKGILEKIRAVDRFLEKYPEYQGRFVFLELGALSRLHIKTYKQLIDDIESLAEEVNWKYRSGYWYPIVIINRRIDYTTHLAYYRACDVCLVGSLHDGMNLVAKEYNMANVDLKGMLVLSQFTGAARELKDAVLINPFDTEGVADAILSAVKMSEKERKRRVRKMQKVILENNIYKWAGKFILQLSEL from the coding sequence ATGTGGAAGAAGAAGGACCTGGAGGAGACAATAAAGAACAAATTTGGCGGTTATGATTTTATTGTGGTTTCCAACAGGGAGCCATATGTTCATGAATATTCAGGGAAAAAGGTCAGATGCGTGAAGTCGATTGGAGGGCTCACTGCTGCCATGGACCCGATAATGCAGGCTTCTAAAGGCATTTGGGTTGCCCATGGGAGCGGTGATGCTGATAAGGATGTTGTAGATAAAGATAATAAAATTAAGGTTCCTCCTGAGGACCCGAAGTATAGTTTAAAGCGTATATGGATGACCAAGGAAGAGGAGAACGGTTTCTATTACGGCTATGCGAATCAAGTTCTTTGGCCATTATCCCACATTGCTTATCGCCAGCCAGTTTTTAATGCCTCCCATTGGGAGTATTACCAGGAAGTCAACCAGAAGTTTGCCGAAGCTGTTCTCGAAGAGAAGAGAGATAATAAATTGTTCGTCTGGCTCCAGGATTACCATTTAAGTCTGTGTGCTAAGATTATAAAGGAGAAAAGCCCTGATGCAATTGTCTCTCTATTCTGGCATATTCCCTGGCCAAACCCAGAGGTATTCAGGATATGTCCCCAGAATAAGAAACTCCTGGAAGGGCTTTTAGCTAATGACCTTCTGGGGTTCCACCTTCGCTACCATTGCCTCAACTTTCTGGATACCGTAAGGCAGGAACTGGAAGCCAAAGTCAATCGTGAAGAGTCTTCCGTCACTTACAAAAATCACAAGACTTTAGTAAGGCCATTCCCCATCAGCATAGATGCCGAAGGTATCTCACGGATGGCTAATGCCAAAGAAGTGAAAGAGAAAATGAAAAGTCTTCCGGAAGAGATAGACCCTCCCTATGAAATTCTCTGCTTGAGTATAGACAGAGTTGACTATACTAAGGGAATTTTAGAAAAAATTAGAGCAGTGGATAGATTTTTAGAGAAGTATCCTGAATACCAGGGACGGTTCGTCTTCCTTGAGTTGGGAGCACTTAGCCGATTGCACATCAAGACTTACAAGCAATTAATAGATGATATCGAGTCCCTGGCTGAAGAGGTGAATTGGAAATACCGTTCTGGCTACTGGTATCCAATTGTCATCATCAATCGCCGGATCGATTATACAACGCACCTTGCCTACTATCGCGCTTGCGACGTTTGCCTGGTGGGTTCTCTCCATGATGGAATGAACTTAGTTGCCAAAGAGTATAATATGGCTAATGTAGACCTTAAAGGAATGCTCGTTTTAAGCCAGTTTACAGGTGCGGCAAGAGAATTAAAAGATGCTGTCCTGATAAATCCTTTTGACACTGAAGGCGTTGCTGATGCGATTTTATCTGCAGTTAAAATGTCGGAGAAGGAGAGAAAAAGGCGAGTAAGAAAGATGCAAAAAGTCATCCTGGAAAACAACATTTATAAATGGGCAGGGAAATTCATCCTCCAGTTAAGCGAACTATAA